TCGGCGTCGTCTTCAGGTACTTCTCCCTCGCGGGCGTGTTGTAGAACAGGTCCCGGACCTCGACGGTCGTCCCCGCCGGGCACCCCACGGGCCCGACCGACTCGACCTCGCCACCTTCGTACACCAGTTCTGTCCCGGTCTCGGCGTCCGTACTCGCCTCGGTCCCGTCGTCGTGCGGCCGGGTCCGGATGGTCAGCCGCGAGACCGCGCCGATGGTGTGCAGCGCCTCGCCGCGGAACCCGAGCGTCGACACGCCGGCCTCGAGGTCGTCGACGTGCCGGATCTTGCTCGTCGTGTGCTCGCGGACCGACGCGCGGACGTCGGCCTCGGTCATCCCGTGGCCGTCGTCGCGCACCGTCACGCCGCCGACGCCGCCGTCGTCGACGGCGACCGCGACCCGGCCCGCGCCCGCGTCGATCGCGTTCTCGACGAGCTCCTTCACGACCGACGCCGGGCGTTCGACGACCTCGCCGGCCGCGATGCGCTCGACGGTCCGGGCGTCGAGTTCGCGGATGTCCGTCTCCGTCATACCGCTATCGTGGGCGGGCGGCGTCAAACGCGTGACGGTCCAGCACCGTCGACGGTCGCGGCCGCGTTACTGCTGACGTAGCCGGTGCCGCGTGGGTCGCGACCGCGGTCAGTCCCGGCAGTCGCCGTGGGTCTCGAGGAGCGTCTGCGCGATGCGGTCGCGGTCCCGGTCGACGTCCTCGATCGGTCCCGGCGAGAACGGGCCGACGTCGAGCGCGCCAAGGCGGTCGGTGCGCGCCCGCCACACCGTCGCGAGCGAGAGCGTGCTCCCGGGTTCGATGCGGTCGTCGGGGAGGTACTCGGCGGGCATCGTCAGCGCGCCGTCGTCGACGACGTGCATGGACCGGAGGTCGTCGTACCGCCGTCGCGCGCCGTCGTCGAGGTCGCTCGGCCAGAACGCCGGGACGAGCGCGACTCGGTCGCCGTCGCGCTCGACCGTGAACGTCGGTTCGGTGTCCATGTCCGACGCTACTCGCTCATCGTGCTAAACGTTGACGCACCACTCGGCGTGGTGGACGGCGACGCACCACGACCGGCAGCGCCGCTGGGGTCGCTCGCGGTCGGCAGCGCTGCTGGGGTCGCTCGCGGTCGAACGGCGTCGAAAGAAGCGAGTGCGGGGCCGCTAGAACTTCTCGAGGTAGCGTTCCTTCTCCCACTCGGAGACCGAGACGCGGTAGTCCTGGAACTCCGCGCGCTTCGCCTCCAGGAACTTCTCGGTGACGTGCTCGCCGAGCGCGTCCTGCACGACCTCGTCGGCCTCGAGCGCGTCGAGGGCCTCGCCGAGGTTCTCCGGGAGCGTCTCGATCCCGTACTCCTCGCGTTTGGCCTCGTCGAACTCGTAGATGTTCTCGCGGACCGGCTCGTCGCAGTCCATCTTCTGCTCGATCCCGTCCAGGCCCGCGTGGATGAGCGCCGCGAACGCGAGGTAGGGGTTACAGGACGGGTCCGGGAAGCGCGCCTCGATGCGGCTCGCCGCCGGCACGCGCGCCGCCGGCTTCCGGATGAGCGCCGAGCGGTTCCGGTCGGACCACGCCACGTACACGGGTGCCTCGTAGCCCGGCACCAGGCGCTTGTAGGAGTTCACGGTCGGGTTCGCGACCGCCGCGATCGCGGGTGCGTGCTCGAGGATGCCGGCCGTGAACTGCTTCGCGGTCTCGCTCAGGTCGAACTCGTCGTCGCCGTCGTGGAACGCGTTCTCGCCGTCCTGGAACAGCGAGAAGTGCGTGTGCATCCCGCTGCCGTTGATGCGCGCGATCGGCTTCGGCATGAACGTCGCGTGCAGGCCGTGCTCGGACGCGATGGCGCGAACGACCGCGCGGAAGGTCGCGACGTTGTCCGCCGTCGACAGCGCGTCGTCGTACTCGAAGTTGATCTCGTGCTGGCCCTCCGCGACCTCGTGGTGGCTCGCCTCGACCTCGAACCCCATGGATTCGAGGCCGAAGATGATGTCGCGACGCACGTCCTGCGCGAGGTCCTTCGGCGCCAGGTCGAAGTAGCCGCCGGCGTCGTTCGTCTTCGTCGTCGCGCGGCCGTCCTCGTCCTCCTCGAACAGGAAGAACTCGGGTTCGGGCGCGGCGTTGACGGTGTACCCGAGCTCGTCAGCGCGCTGGATGGCCGTCTTGAGGACGCCGCGCGGGTCGCCCGCGAACGGCTCGCCCGTGGACGTGTTGATGACGTCGCACATGAGGCGCGCGGCACCGCCGTCCGCCTTCGACCGCCACGGGAGGACCGCGAACGTCTCGGGGTCCGGGTCGAGACGCATGTCGGACTCCTGGATGCGGACGAAGCCGTTGATCGAGGACCCGTCGAAGTAGATGCCCTCGGTGAACGCCTTCTCCGCCTGCCGTGCGGGCACGGACACGTTCTTGACCGTCCCCAGGATGTCCGTGAACTGCAGGCGCAGGAAGTCGATGTTCTCCTCGTCGATCGTCTCGAGTACCGCCTCCTCCTTCTCGGAGAGGTTACCGCTTGTCATCTTATGCTCGAATCGATAATTGACTTCCAGCACAAAAACCTTAGTGATGAGCGCAAACTTTAGAATCTCTTCGAGCGATTGCACGTTCGTAAAGTTCTAAACCCTCCAGGTACGAAGTCAACGTAATGACGTACGAAAATCTCGACGCGAAGTTGGTGAATGCACTACTCGGCGACGGTCGCGCGAGCCTCCGGTCGCTCGCCGAAGATCTCGACGTCTCCGTGACGACCGTCTCGAACCACCTCAGCGACCTCGAAGACCAGGGCGTCATCCGGGGATACACGCCGATCGTCGACTACGACGAACTCGGGTACGACGTCACCGCGTTCATCCAACTGAAGGTCGAAGGGAGCGCGCTCCCGGACATCACCGAACGCCTCCAGGGGCACAAGCAGATGACGAGCGTCTACGAGGTCACCGGCGACTACGACGTCGTCGCCATCGGGAAGTTCACCGACACCGACGGCATGAACGACCAGATCAAGGCGCTGCTCACCGACCCCGACATCAACGAGTCCAACACCAGCGTCGTCCTCAACACCGTCAACGAGAACGAACAGTTCACGCTCGACGTAGAGGAGTAACTGGCTGTTCCAGCGTACGGCGACCGCGAGGTCGCCGTTTCCGCGACTGACTGTTCCAGCGTACGGCGACCGCCAGGTCGTCGTTTCGCGTTCGATTCGGCGGTGGTGTCTGCCGAATGCGAACCCTCTTTCCGCGAGTTCGCGCTATGAGTGAGTCATGAGTACGCGCTTCGCCACGACCGCTGAACTGGTCCAAGAGTTGGCGTCGCGGTCGTTCGATCGGCCGCCGGCGATCGTCTGTAACGCGCACGTGACGGGCCTGGGCGTCGCTCGGGCGCTTTCGGCGCACGGGGTGCCGGTGATCGCGCTGGACCGGACGCCGGACGGCGTCGCGCCGGGGTCGACGGCGGTCGCGGCGGCGGGCGCGGTGACGTACCCGCTCGACGACGTGAACGGGTTCCGGGAGGACCTGGAGGCGATTTCGGGGGCGCTCGAGGACGACCCGGTCGCGTTCGCGTGCATGGACGAGTGGGTGCACGGGCTGGTTGCGGCGGACCCCGAGGGCGTCCGGTTGCCGTTCGCGGTGGACGCGATCGACGGCGTGCTCGACAAGACGGCGCTGTACGCGCGCTGCGAGCGCCTGGACGTCCCCTATCCCGAGACGTACCGCATCGAGGAGGCGGGCGTCGACGGCGACGGCCCGCCCGTCCGGACTGCGGATGAGGCCGCGGCCGAACTCGGGTTCCCGCTCGTCGTGAAGCCCGCTCGCAAGCGCGAGTTCGAGGAGGCGGTGGGGACGAACGTCGTCGAGGTCGCGGACCGCGACGAGTTCCGGGAGGTCGTCGACGGCGCGGCCGCTGACGGCATCCGCGTGATGGCCCAGGAGCGCGTGGACGTCGCCACGGGCGAGGACCGCTCGCTCGCGTCCTACCGCGGCCCCGATGGGGACGTCCTCGGCGTCGTCGGCAATGCTCGCGTCCGGTACCCGCGCGGGTACGGGACGTCCTGCGTCGTCGACGTCGTCGACAACCCCGCGCTCCGCGAGCGCGCGACGGCCGTCCTCGACGACGCGGGCTACCACGGCATCAGCGAGAGCGAGTTCGTCTACGACCGCGACCGCGAGGCGTACGTGCTCCTCGACGTCAACACGCGCCCCTGGAAGTGGATCTCGCTGCCCGTCGCCGCGGGCGCGAACCTCCCGATGGCTGCGTACGCCGACGCGGTCGCGAACGCGGACGCCGTCGCGAACGTGGACGCGGTCGCGGACCCGGACGCGGTCGACGCACACGACGAGCCTGGACCGGCTCGAGACCCGCGCTGGGTGTTCCTCGCCGACTACGTGCAGGCGGTCGCCGGGGACGGCGGGGACGTCCTCTCGCGCGAGGAGTGGTACGCCCTCGTCCAGGGCGACGTCGCCACGCCCGCCGAACTCGAATCGCACGCGAACGACGCGACGACGGACGTCGTCGCGGGCGTCTACCGCCCCGACGACCCCGACCCGACCTACCAGCTCCTCCGGACGGAACTCGGGCTCCGCGAGTACTACTGCGCCTGCTGACCGCCGACGCGGTCGCGTTCCGGTCCCGCGAGGCCGTCGGGGTCGCCGGGGAATGTCGCCGCAATCGCGGTCCCTTACGCCGTCCCTGCAGTACGCGTCGGCATGCCCGACGACCACGTCCACCTCAACCTCTTCACGATGAACGCGGTGGAGCACGTCACCGTCGGCTCCTGGCGGTACCCCGGCGACCAGTCCGCGCGGTACACCGACCGCGAGTACTGGACCGAGGTCGCCCGGACCGCCGAACGCGGCGGGTTCGACGGCGTGTTCTTCGCGGACGTTCGCGGCATCTACGACGTCTACGGCGACGACCGCGACCCCGCAATCGAGCGCGCCGTCCAGACGCCCTCGAACGACCCCGCGTACCTCGTGCCCGCGATGGCCGAAGCGACCGACCACCTCGGGTTCGCCGTCACGAAGTCGACGTCGTACAACCACCCCTACCAGCTCGCCAGGGAGTTCTCGACGCTCGACCACGTCACGGACGGCCGCGTCGCGTTCAACGTCGTCACGAGCTACCTCGAGTCCGCGGCGGCGAACCTCGGCGTCGGCGACCGCATGGACCACGACGAGCGCTACGACCGCGCGGAGGAGTTCATGGACGTCTGCTACGCGCTCTGGGAGGACTCCTGGGACGACGACGCCGTCGTCCGCGACCGCGACTCGGGCCGCTACTCGAATCCCGAAAAGGTCCGTGCGATCGACCACGACGGCGAGCACTTCCGGGTTCCGGGTCCGCACGGCTGCGAGCCGAGCCCGCAGCGGACGCCCGTCGTCTACCAGGCCGGGTCGAGCGACCGGGGCCGCGCATTCGCGGCGAAGAACGCCGAAGCCGTCTTCGTCTCCCAGCCGACGCCCGAGAAGGTCGAGGCGTACGTGGCGGACCTCCGGGAGCGCGCCGCCGCGCACGGCCGCGACCCCGACGAACTCGCCTTCTTCCCCGGCATCGTCCCCATCGTCGCCCCAACCGAAGCGCTCGCCGAAGCCAAGGCGGAGAGCTATCGAGACGCCGTCGACGTCGAGGGCGTCCTCACGCTCCTCTCCGGGTTCGTAGACGTGGACCTGAGCGAACTCGACCCCGACCAGCGGATCGAGCACATCGAGACCGACGCCATCCAGGGCACCGTCAACGCGTTCGCCGGCGGCGAGAGCGACTGGACGGTCCGCGAGATGGCCGAGTTCGCCGGCCTGGGCACGACGTCGCCCGTCGTCGTCGGCACCCCCGAGCAGGTCGCCGACGAGATCGAGTACTGGTACCGCGACGTCGGCGTCGACGGCTTCAACGTCAAGGAGGTCGCGCGGCCCGAGACACTCACTGACTTCGTCGACCTCGTCGTCCCCGAACTCCGCGACCGCGACCTCCTCCGCGAGACGTACGAGGCCGACACCCTCCGCGGGAACCTGTTCGGTCGCGACCGCCTCAGCGACACGCATCCCGCGAAGCAGGACGGTTGAACGAGCGGCAGTCGCTCCGTCCGACGAGCCAACGGCTCCGTGACCGAGCGCGCGAAAGAAGAAATCGGCGTGTTCTGAGTCAGTACGTCGGCCGATTGGTGGGAGTCTCGTTGGCCTGAACAGCGCTTACATCGCGCCGCCCATGCCACCCATGCCGCCCATGCCGCCCATGCCGCCGGCGCCACCGGGGCCGTCGTCGTCGCCCTTGTCGGTGGACAGGTCGCCAGCGGAGATGATGTCGTCGATTTTCAGCACGAGGTTCGCGGCCTCGGTGGCCGAGGTCAGCGCCTGCTCCTTGGCGTGCGCGGGCTCGACGACGCCGGCGTCGAACGTGTCGACGACGTCGCCGCTGAAGACGTTCAGGCCGGCGCGCTTCTCGCCGTCCTCGTGGGCCGCGCGGAGCTCGACGAGCGTGTCGATGCTGTCGAGTCCGGCGTTCTCGGCGAGGACGCGCGGGACGAGTTCGAGGGCGTCCGCGTACGCCTCGACGGCGAGCTGCTCGCGTCCCTCGACGCTGTCGGCGTAGTCGCGCAGGCGGTTCGCGACCTCGACCTCGATGGCGCCACCGCCAGCGACCACGCGGCCGTCGCGGACCGTCGAGGAGACGACGTCGAGCGCGTCGGTGACGCCGCGCTCGAGCTCGTCGACGACGTGCTGCGTGGAGCCGCGGAGGATGAGCGTCACGCCGTGGGCGTCGTCGTCGCCCGTGACGTAGAACATCTCGTCCTCGTCGTCGCGCGTGACGTCACCGAACCCGAGGTCGGCCTCGGAGACGTCGTCGAGGTCGGAGACGATCGCGGCGTCGAGGATCTCCGAGAGGAACTCGATGTCGGACTTCTTGACGCGACGGACGGCGAGGATGCCCTCCTTCGCGAGGTAGTGCTGGGCCATGTCGTCGATGCCCTTCTGGCAGAAGACGACGTCCGCGTCCGTGTCGAGGATCTGGTCGACCTTCTCCTGGAGCTGAGCCTCCTCCTGCTCGATGAACTGCTGGAGCTGGCTCGGGTCGGTGACGTTGACTTCGGTGTCGACGTTCGCCTCCTCGACCTCGACGGCCTCGTTGAGGAGGAGCACCTTGGCGTCCTCGACGGTCTTCGGCATGTCGTCGTGGACGGGGTCCTTGTCGACGACGCCGCCCTTCAGGAGCTCGCTCTCACTCGCGGAGCGACCCGTCTGGGTCTCGATGTTGAGGAAGTCCATGTCGACGAGGGTCTCCTCGTCGCTCGCGACGGCGACCTGGGAGACGGCGTCGACGATGAGCTGACCGAGGTGTTCCTTGTCGAGTTCCGCGCCCTTGCCGGTCATCGACGTCTCGGCGACCTTCTGGAGGAGCGCTTCGTCGTCGGGGTCGACGCGCTCCGCGACGTCGTCGACCTCCTGGCGGGCCTGCTGGCTCGCGAGGTGGAAGCCCTTGATGATGGCCGTCGGGTGGATGTCCTGCTCGAGGAGGTCCTGGGCGTTCTTGAGGAGTTCGCCCGCGACCGCGACGGCGGTCGTGGTGCCGTCACCGGCTTCGTCCTCCTGGGTCTCGGCGACTTCGATGATCATCTCGGCCGTCGGGTTGTCGATGTCCATCTCCTTGAGGATGGTGACGCCGTCGTTCGTGATGGTGACGTCGCCCATCGAGTCGACGAGCATCTTGTCCATCCCCTTCGGACCGAGTGTGGAACGCACGGCCTCCGCGACGGCGCGTGCGGCGGAGATGTTGTACTCCTGCGCGTCCTTGTCCTTGACGCGCTGGGATTCGTCCGACATTACGATCATGGGCTGGCCTTGGGCCATTCGCTGACTCATAGTTCACCTGCATCTATGAATGTGATTCGTAATAAAGGTGCCTTATTTGGAATCTGCCACGTCGCCGAGGCCAGACGATGGATGGGGAGAAACCACCCGACGTAACGACCTTCTACGAGCTAGTTTGCGTCGTGTTACCACGCTTCGATATGCGGGGATTGCCGGTGCAGCCCCTACTTTATATAGTGGATGGGCGCTGTGTTCGCGAGCCGGTAGCACGACGGAACCCCGGGTTCGATTCGGTAGACGCTCTGTGTCGCCCGCGAAGCGTGGACTAACGGTCCGATAACTAACCGGGTAGGGGCGGAACGTGCGCTCCCGATGCCCCAAGACCACTCGCCGACGGACGGATCGCCGGACGACGCCGACCGCCGGTGGTTCCTTCGATCGGTCGCGACCGCCGCCGCCGGTGGCGGGCTCGCGTCCATCCTCGGCGACCGCGACCTCGTCCAGCCCGTCGCCGCGAGCGACCTGGCGTCCGTCGACCCCGCGAGCGTCCAGGTCGACGCGACCGCGGATCCCGACGAGGTCTTCCCGCAGTCCGTGATGAGCGGCGGGCCGACGCCCACGGGCGCGATCGCGTGGACGCGCGTCGCGCCGTCGGCGGCGGCCGGGAACGGATTCCTCGTCCTCCAGGTCGCGACCGACCCCGAGTTCGCCGACGTCCAGCACTCGACGGTGATCCCGAACGGCCGGTACGCGGCCGACCACGACCACACCGTCCAGGTCGACCTCGACGGCGAACTCACCCCCGACTCGTTCTACCACTACCGGTTCGTCTACGACGGGACGGCCACGCGCACCGGCCGCCTCCGAACCCTCCCCGAACCCGACGCCAGCCCCGAGTCCCTCCGCGTCGCCGTCGTCTCCTGCCAGGACTACCAGAACGGCTACTACGGCGCCCACCACCACGTCGCCCAGGAGGAACTGGACTACCTCGTCCACCTCGGGGACTTCGTCTACGAGTCCGCGAACGGCCAGTACACCGCACCCGGGCGGTCCGTGCCCGACGACCGACAGCTGTCGCTCCCCAGCGGCCGGCCGCTCGCCGAGACACTGGACGACTTCCGGTACCTGTACGATCGGTACAAGCGCGACCGGTTCCTCCAGGAAGCGCTCGAACGCCACACCGTGATCGCGGGCTGGGACGACCACGAGGTCGGGAACGACCGCTACTGGGACGCCGCCGCCGACGCGCCCGTCCTCCCGAACAAGCGCCGCGGCGACGACCCCGAGTTCGCGATGGAAGTCACCGCGAACGGCATCCAGGCGTGGGTCGAGCACGTCCCGATGCGCGTCGACTACGACCCGTCCGCCGAGCACCTCCACGACCAGCTCCGGCTCTGGCGCCGGCTCGAGTTCGGCGACCTCGTCGACCTCGCCGTCACCGACGAACGACTGTTCCGGGACGGCCCGCCGTGCCCCGGCGGCGACGTCGTGACGTGCTTCCGGGAGGACGAACGCGGTCGGACGATGCTCGGCGACGAACAGAAGCAGTGGTGGAAGGACTGGACGAAGAACTCGACGGCGCGGTGGACGACGTGGCTGAACGAGGTCCTGACGATGCCGCTCACGCACGGCGAGGGCTGGAACCAGGTGGAGGTCCTCCACGACGCCTGGGACGGCTTCCAGCACGAACGCCACCAGCTCATGCGGCACCTCCGCCGGCACGGCCCGCGGAACTTCGTGACGCTCACCGGCGACCTCCACTGCGCGATGGCGGGCATCCAGCACGGGCACTACGGCGAGTTCGGGCGCGGCGACCGCGGCCCGCGCGTCGGCGTGGAACTCCTCACGCCCGCGATCTCCAGCACGAACGCCGCGGACGTCCTCACGTACCCGACGTGGCTCGACGACGAGGACGTCGACGACTTCGCAACGGCCGAGAACGAGCACCTGACGTTCGTAGACTGGCACGAGCACGGGTACGCCGTCGTCGAGTTCACGCGCGACGAAGCGAGGTACACCGCGTACAGCGTCGACAGCACCGAGAACAGCGAGGACGCCACCAGGCGCACGCTCGCCGAGTACGTCGTCCCCGACGGCGAGCATCGGCTGCGACGGAAGCGCTGATCGCCGACGTCGACTGGCTGTCGTCGCCGGTCAGACCTCCACTGCGTCGAGCAGCCCCGGCGATTCGTTCCCGGGGTCGTTGACTGCCGTCGACACCGGGTACGACCGCATGTCGCCGCCGTAGGGCTCGAGGAGCGACGCGGCCTCGTCCGGGTCCCCTCGGAGCCACGTCGACTCGTCCTCGCGGTCGAGGACGACCGCCATCCGGTGGTGGAGGTCCGCGACGACGTCGTTCGGCTCCGTGGTGAGGACGGTGAAGGACTCGACGCGCCGCCGCCGGTCGTCGCCGTCGCTGCCCGCGCCGTCGCCGCTGCCCGCGTCGTCGCCGCTGCCCGCGTCGTCGCCGCTGCCCGCGCCGAACGCCGCGAGACTGGACTGGGCGACCTCGCCCTCCCAGACCTCGTACAGGCCCGCCATCGCGAACACCGACTCGTCGCCGAGCGTCACGCGGTACGGCTGCTTCCCGCCACCGCGCTCGACCCACTCGTAGAACCCGTCCGCGGGTACGAGACAGCGCCGTCGCTCGAACGCCTCCCGGAACGACCGCTTCTCGCGCACCGTCTCCGACCGCGCGTTGATCGGTCGCGCCGCGTCGTCGGGCTCGTCCACCCACGACGGCACCAGCCCCCACTCGTGGAACGCCACGCCCACGCCGTCGCCGTCGCGCGCACCAGTGGCCGCCTCGCTCGCGGCATCGTCGTGGCCGCCGTGGCCCTCCTCGTCGTGCTCGTCGTCGACGTCGACGCCCGTCCGGACGACCGGCAGAGACTGCCGCGGCGCCGCGTTGTACCGCGGCTCGTACCGCTCGGGGACGTGCACGCCGAAGCGCTCCGAGAGGTCTCTCGCCGGAACCGTCAACGTGTATCGGCCGCACATACCCTCGCGTACGCGAGCAACCAGTATAGGCCCACCGTCGCCGGCGACCCGTTCGATGCCGGCACGTCCTCCGGCCGTCAGCTGCGCGTCTTCCGGTCGTCCTCCGCTCGCCCTCAGTCCCGGTCGTCCGCGAGCGGCAATCGAACGGTGACGCTCGTCCCCGACGCGTCCGTCGTCACGTCGACCGACCCACCCTCGTCCTCCACGAGCCAGTTCACGAGCCACAGCCCCAGGCCGTCGCTGTGACTCAGCGGCGTCTCCGCGGTCGCGTCGAACACCTCGCGCTCGTGCTCGGGGATCCCCGGCCCGTCGTCGTGCACCTCCACGACCGCCATCGCGTCCCCGTCCGCTGGATGCTCCTCGCGCGCCACCACGTCCACGCGCTGCGTGTCGCCCTCGTTGTGCTCCGCGGCGTTCTCCAGGACGTTCTCGAACACGAACGGAATGCGGTCGCTCACCGACACCCACAGCGCCTCCGGCGCGAACGTCGAGAACGCCGCGTCGTACGGCTCTTCAAGTCCCTCGACGGTCCGCCGCAGGTGCGGCGCCAGATCGAACGGCTTCTTCGTCACGTCCGTCTCGAACGCCCGCTCCAGCTCGCGAGCGCGCTCGCCGAGCGCCACCAGGTCGTGGGCCGCCGCCGCGATCTCCTCGGCCGCCTCGATCTCGTCCGGCAGCGTCTCCGCGTACCCCGCGACGATGTTCGCCGTCGTCCGGATGTCGTGCCGGAGCACGCGATTCAGGACCGACAACTGCTCGGCCTGCCGGCGCAACTCGCGCTCCCGGCGCTCGCGCCCGGAGACGTCCCGGCCGACGCCACAGAACCCGACCGGCTCCCCGTCGCCGTCCGACAGCCGCGTCCCCGTCAACTCGTACGGCCGCGCCTCTCCCGCCGCCGTCTCCAGGTCGACCTCGACCGTCGCCGCACCCTGCTCCAGGATTATCGCGATGGCGCGCGCGATCCGCTCGCGGTCCTCGCGCACCACGAACTCCGGCGCCGGCCGCCCCTCCAACTCGGCGTCCCCCAGTCCCGTCACGTCCGCGAGCGCCGAATTCCAGTAGCGACACCGCCCCGAGTCGTCGAACACGTAGAACGCGTCCATCATCGAATCCAGCGCCTGCTCGAAGAACGATTCCGCCTCCCCGAGCGCCCGGCGCGACCCCGCGTACGCCACCGCGCGCTCCACGCGATGCGCGAGCACCTCCCCCGCACCCGCCCGCGTCACGTCCACCACCTCGTCCGCACCCGCCGCCAACGCCCCCGACACCCCGCCGTCACCGCCGTGCGTCACCACCACCACCGGCACCCGCGACGCCACCTCCGCCACCGCATCCACGAACGCCGACAGCGACATCGTCGGCGGACTCGGCCCCACCACCACGCAATCCACCACCCCCACCGCCGCCGCCGTCACCACCGCATCCACGTCCGCCACCTCGTTCACGTCGCACTCCGGCAACAACCCCGCGACGTCCACGCCAACGGCGCACACGCTCACGCCAGCCGTCGCTTCCACACCCGACGCGAACTCGCGGAACACGACCCCAACCACACCCCCCGCCCTCAAAAGCACTCGCGGCAACACAGCTCTCGAAACGCACCACGCAACCCACGATGCCGACCGCCGACACCCCTCACTCACACTCGACAGCCCACTCGCGACGCTCGTCACCACTATCGCTCACCGTTCGTTAGTCCGGTTCAGAAGCGCCAGGACAGGGATTCGAACCGATACGAGACGATCGCCCTCGCTCCGCTTGAGCGCTGCGACTCGTAGGGTTCAAATCCCCTGGTTCGCGTTCTTCGCCGTCGCGACTCGCTCGTCGCTGGCGCTCCTCGTTCGTTGCGACGGCGAAGAAACGCCAGGACAGGGATTTGAACCCTGAATCCCATACGGGAACACGCTTTCCAGGCGTGCGCCTTACCGTTCGGCCATCCTGGCTCCGTACGACGATACCCGACTCGGTAATTTAAGGGCTTTGTTTCGGCGCAAGCTCGTTACCGCTTGCGGGCTGCGAAGTACCGTTCGCCGACGTAACTCGCGCCGGTTGCGACGACGCCGACGAGGACGGCGACGCCGATCGCGGGCAGCATGCCGATGCCGTCGTTCCCGAGGAGCACGTACCCCTGGTGGAGGACGAGGAACGCGAGCGCGCCGACGAGCCCCCAGAGGGCCGCGGCCTTCGCCGCGGCGTCCATCACTGCGAGGCGATGACCTCGATCTCGACGTCGACGCCCTTCGGGAGCGCGCCCGCCTGCACTGCCGAGCGCGCCGGCGGGTTGTCGACGAAGTACTCCTTGTACGCGGCGTTCATCTCCTCGAAGTCCTCGATGTCGGCGAGGAACACCGTCGCCTTCAGGACGTCCTCCATCGTCAGGCCTTCCTCTTCGAGGATGCCCTGGACGTTCTCGAGGCTCTGGCGGGTCTGTGTCGTGACGTCCTCGTCGTCGAGCAGTTCGCCGTCGGGCGTCATCGGGATCTGGCCCGCGGTGAACACGAGGTCGCCGTTCGTCGTCGCCTGACTGTAGGCGCCGACCGCTTCCGGTGCGTCGTCCGTGCTGATGATTCGCTTCATGCGCGAACGCACTCGCGGACTCCCTATAAAGACTGGCGGGTCGTCGTCGGTTCCCGCGGACTTTTGCCTGCCGCGAGCGGATTCCGGGACATGAACCGTCGCCGCGCGCTCGCCGGAGCGCTGGCGCTCGCGGCGGGCGTCGGCGCGCGTCGGCTGGCGGCGGCGCGTGTCGACGACGTCCCGCTCGCTCGCGTTCGCGCTCCCGGTCGCGTCGGCGGCACGTTCCACGAGCGCTCGGGGCTCGCGGGCGATCCGGTCCGCGGCGAGATGGACGACCTCGACGCGTACGCACGCGAGGAGTTCGACACCACGCAAGTCGCCGCCGGGGTCCGGCGGTTCTACGAGCGGACGAGCGAGTACCGGACGACCGTCGGCGCGGAGTGGCATCGGCCGTTCCGGACCGGCGCCGCGCTCGCGGCACCCCTCACGAGCCGGGTCGAACAGTTGAACCTCCCCGGGCCGCGCGAGCCGGACCGCGTCCGCGTCG
Above is a genomic segment from Halorubellus sp. JP-L1 containing:
- the glnA gene encoding type I glutamate--ammonia ligase is translated as MTSGNLSEKEEAVLETIDEENIDFLRLQFTDILGTVKNVSVPARQAEKAFTEGIYFDGSSINGFVRIQESDMRLDPDPETFAVLPWRSKADGGAARLMCDVINTSTGEPFAGDPRGVLKTAIQRADELGYTVNAAPEPEFFLFEEDEDGRATTKTNDAGGYFDLAPKDLAQDVRRDIIFGLESMGFEVEASHHEVAEGQHEINFEYDDALSTADNVATFRAVVRAIASEHGLHATFMPKPIARINGSGMHTHFSLFQDGENAFHDGDDEFDLSETAKQFTAGILEHAPAIAAVANPTVNSYKRLVPGYEAPVYVAWSDRNRSALIRKPAARVPAASRIEARFPDPSCNPYLAFAALIHAGLDGIEQKMDCDEPVRENIYEFDEAKREEYGIETLPENLGEALDALEADEVVQDALGEHVTEKFLEAKRAEFQDYRVSVSEWEKERYLEKF
- the lrp gene encoding HTH-type transcriptional regulator Lrp, coding for MTYENLDAKLVNALLGDGRASLRSLAEDLDVSVTTVSNHLSDLEDQGVIRGYTPIVDYDELGYDVTAFIQLKVEGSALPDITERLQGHKQMTSVYEVTGDYDVVAIGKFTDTDGMNDQIKALLTDPDINESNTSVVLNTVNENEQFTLDVEE
- a CDS encoding carboxylate--amine ligase, with product MSTRFATTAELVQELASRSFDRPPAIVCNAHVTGLGVARALSAHGVPVIALDRTPDGVAPGSTAVAAAGAVTYPLDDVNGFREDLEAISGALEDDPVAFACMDEWVHGLVAADPEGVRLPFAVDAIDGVLDKTALYARCERLDVPYPETYRIEEAGVDGDGPPVRTADEAAAELGFPLVVKPARKREFEEAVGTNVVEVADRDEFREVVDGAAADGIRVMAQERVDVATGEDRSLASYRGPDGDVLGVVGNARVRYPRGYGTSCVVDVVDNPALRERATAVLDDAGYHGISESEFVYDRDREAYVLLDVNTRPWKWISLPVAAGANLPMAAYADAVANADAVANVDAVADPDAVDAHDEPGPARDPRWVFLADYVQAVAGDGGDVLSREEWYALVQGDVATPAELESHANDATTDVVAGVYRPDDPDPTYQLLRTELGLREYYCAC
- a CDS encoding LLM class flavin-dependent oxidoreductase gives rise to the protein MPDDHVHLNLFTMNAVEHVTVGSWRYPGDQSARYTDREYWTEVARTAERGGFDGVFFADVRGIYDVYGDDRDPAIERAVQTPSNDPAYLVPAMAEATDHLGFAVTKSTSYNHPYQLAREFSTLDHVTDGRVAFNVVTSYLESAAANLGVGDRMDHDERYDRAEEFMDVCYALWEDSWDDDAVVRDRDSGRYSNPEKVRAIDHDGEHFRVPGPHGCEPSPQRTPVVYQAGSSDRGRAFAAKNAEAVFVSQPTPEKVEAYVADLRERAAAHGRDPDELAFFPGIVPIVAPTEALAEAKAESYRDAVDVEGVLTLLSGFVDVDLSELDPDQRIEHIETDAIQGTVNAFAGGESDWTVREMAEFAGLGTTSPVVVGTPEQVADEIEYWYRDVGVDGFNVKEVARPETLTDFVDLVVPELRDRDLLRETYEADTLRGNLFGRDRLSDTHPAKQDG
- the thsB gene encoding thermosome subunit beta — protein: MSQRMAQGQPMIVMSDESQRVKDKDAQEYNISAARAVAEAVRSTLGPKGMDKMLVDSMGDVTITNDGVTILKEMDIDNPTAEMIIEVAETQEDEAGDGTTTAVAVAGELLKNAQDLLEQDIHPTAIIKGFHLASQQARQEVDDVAERVDPDDEALLQKVAETSMTGKGAELDKEHLGQLIVDAVSQVAVASDEETLVDMDFLNIETQTGRSASESELLKGGVVDKDPVHDDMPKTVEDAKVLLLNEAVEVEEANVDTEVNVTDPSQLQQFIEQEEAQLQEKVDQILDTDADVVFCQKGIDDMAQHYLAKEGILAVRRVKKSDIEFLSEILDAAIVSDLDDVSEADLGFGDVTRDDEDEMFYVTGDDDAHGVTLILRGSTQHVVDELERGVTDALDVVSSTVRDGRVVAGGGAIEVEVANRLRDYADSVEGREQLAVEAYADALELVPRVLAENAGLDSIDTLVELRAAHEDGEKRAGLNVFSGDVVDTFDAGVVEPAHAKEQALTSATEAANLVLKIDDIISAGDLSTDKGDDDGPGGAGGMGGMGGMGGMGGAM